Within the Gammaproteobacteria bacterium genome, the region ACTTCCAGTTCTTGTAGGGCATCGTTACTCATGCGGATAAATCCTTTTTACGGTTGTTATTTACTTTTCTGGTCATTCAATTTCCAGTTATAAGACAGATAAGAAACCTTCCAGGTGTTTGTCGAATTAAGCATTTCCGCAGATTCTTCCGAAATATAAGGCTGGATCGTTTCCAGAAGCTCGGACTCAGTCTCGCCAAAATCTTCACCAAACCATTTCAGGATGGATGAGAGTTTTACGCGACCACGATTTTCATCGATCTGGAAATTGCCATCTTGAGCGAAAAAATGTTTGGCATTTTTGACTAACTGTTGTTCCAGTTTATCGCCGGTAAAAGCTTCATTCAACAAGCGCGGACAACTCTTTGCCGCACACACAATGGCGTAATGAATTCTGGCTTCATCCATTTTTCTCAAAATGTCGTGTTCGATCTCGTCCAGTGAATAGGCGTCTTCATCCACCTTTAGTTGCAGATCTTTCCAGATGTTGTAACCGAATAACTTCGAAGTGTGATTGCGGATGGAGCTGGTCGGGTATTTTTCCAAAATGCCGTAAATGGTTAATGCGTTATAGGCATTGATCCAGAAGGCGAGGGTATTCTCCTTGCTTGCAGGTTTTTCAGGATCGGCAGCCGACAAGGATTCAAGATAGTCAGACAGCGTGTCTACATCATTTTTTTTCCAACCCGAATAATCCACGTCGCCATTTTTATCAACGTATTTTTTCAGCAAAGCATCATATGCGTCATGCTTGATATTATTCATACTGACCGTTTTATCCGGGCTTGTTCCGATTATGCTCATAGGTTTCGCGCTTATTGACAAGTTCGTCACAAACAGTGCGAACAAAGTGATGATCAGGAGTAGAGTTTTGTTTGGCATTGGCAAGAGTATGGTTGCGACTCTTATAAGAAAGTCCCGGGCTCTGGATTATTTCAGGTAATGATAGGTAATATGCCCGACTTTACGTCCGGGGCGCGGCTCTTTGGCGTAGTCGTGGTAATGTGCATTCAGGTCTTGCATGGCTTCTGCACGATCAAGCATTTCACCCAGGCAGTTCAGCATTTTGCTTACGCCAACTGCGGAACAATCGCCTAAAGGTAATCCACTAATTGCCCGGATATGGTTTTCAAATTGTGACGTCAGTGCACCCTCGATGCTCCAGTGTCCTGAATTATGCACGCGTGGCGCCATTTCATTAATGATCAAACCGCCTTTGGACACAAAGTATTCAACGGCTAACACGCCGACATAATTAAAATGTTCCAGCAGTTTGCGGGTGTGGCGTTGCGCAAGTTCGGCCAAGGCGTCATCTTGATAGGGTGCATTGGTCTCAACCAGAACTCCATTCTTATGGATGTTATGCGCCAGTGGATAGAACTTTATTTCGCCGTCTTTACCGCGTACCGCAACTTGTGAGACTTCTTTGTCAAAATCCACAAAACCTTCAAGCAGACAGGCAAGATTGTTCAATTCTTTCCAGCCGGCGATCAATTCGGAAAAATCTTTAACCCGAACCTGACCTTTACCGTCATAACCCAGGCGCCGGGTTTTCAGGATGCCTGGAAAGGTAAAATCCCTGGCATTCGTGAGGTCTGATTCATTTTCAATATTCAGGTAATCAGGCGTCGGGATATCTAAGGCATCGAATAATGTTTTTTCACTTAAACGATCCTGGGCTGTTTTCAGTGCATCAACGGCTGGATGGAATGTGACGTGTTGCACGATCTCATCCAGAGCCGACGCCGGGACATTCTCAAAATCAAAAGTGAGCACATCGCAGCGCTTGGCAAGCTCCAGAAGTTTATCCTGATCGTCGTATTCCGCCACGATCAACTCGCCCAGATCTGCAGCGGGGCAGCTGGCGTAGGTGTCTAGAAAAATGAATTTGTATCCAAGCGGGATTCCGGCCAATGCCATCATTCGGGCTAATTGCCCACCGCCGATAATTCCAATCGTGTTAACCGTCATAAGTGTTGGTCTGGTTATTATGGAAATTGCGTATACAAAAAAATCTATTCAGGCTTCGGATGGGCCAGAACATCATCGGTTTGTTGTTGTCGATACGCATCCAGATGCTTGCGAACTGTGTCATCGTCATTGGCGATAATGGAGGCGGATAACAAGGCGGCATTGATCGCGCCGGCGGTACCAATAGCGAGGGTGCCTACCGGAATACCCTTGGGCATTTGCACGATCGAGAGCAAAGAGTCCATGCCACTCAGGGCCTTGGATTCAACCGGTACCCCAAGCACAGGCAAAGAGGTTTTGGCAGCGGTCATACCGGGTAAATGTGCGGCACCACCTGCACCGGCAATGATCACTTTAAGTCCGCGCTCACGGGCATTACTGGCGTAATCAAATAGCAGGTCTGGCGTACGATGAGCCGACACAATATTCACTTCGTGCGGGATATCGAGTAGACCAAGAATCCTGGCCGCATTCTGCATGGTGCTCCAGTCAGATTGCGAACCCATGATGATGCCAACCAGTGGCGTTTGAGAATTTGTGGACATGAGGAAGCTTCCCCGCGGCTTTTCCAGCCTGTTCTAAAACGGTATTTTATCAGTTTTGAGAAAAAATGCTGAGTCAGCGGATATAAATTGGGTAATTCTCAGGCTTAAGTCTCTTCTTTTTGCGAAGTTGGGGCATTTGCAAAAATGTCGTCTCGCAGCAGTTTGAACAAAACCCTGGCTGCCTTGGGTGATTTGTTGGCCTGTTTTTCTTTATTGGCCTGACGTATAAGCTGGCGCAACGATTGACGATGAGTCTGGTCGTCAAGTTGCAAATCTTCGTACAACACATCGATGGCAGCAGTGCCTTCATGAATCAATCGGTCACGCCATTGTTCGATCTGATGCGAAAGCTCCTTACTGGCCATGGTTTCAGCAGCCCATTCACGCAGTTTGGTTTCCAGTGGCTCGACATCGATCTGCCGCATGAGTTTGCCAACGTATTGTTTTTGACGTTTCATACCACCGTGGGCACGCGAACCTTTTGCCATGAGGCGTTTTAGATCGAGCAGTGCGCGGTGTAATGTTGCTGGCAGGTCAAGTTGCTCCAACCGGCTTGCACTCAGGGTCGCCAAGGTTTCGCCGATCTTTTGTTTGGCGGTACTGTCACGTTTAAGCGCCGATTTACTCGGAGCATCATCGCTGATGTCAGTTTTGTCAGTAGAGTCCGGATTCATCAAGCGGCACTGTGGTTGCACAATAAAGTCAGTACAATACGCGTTCTTTAAGGAATATCAAGCTTAGCCCATGACAGCATCGACCCAATCTTCCCCTGAATCTTCCCCCCAGTCTTCCTCACAATCATCCGCACTGGCATCCATCACCGCTCCCATGCAGCTGGATGAAGGTCGTTTGCAAGAACAGGTTCAGTCCGCTCTAAGCCTGGCCAAAAAGCTTGGCGCTACGCAAGCGGCGGTTGGACTGAGTATTGAACAAGGCGTTTCGGTAGGCGTGCGTTTACAGGAAGTGGAAACCCTGGAAGCGCAACAAGACCAGGGCTTTGGTTTGACTGTTTACGTAGGCAAGCGCAAAGGCAGCGCCAGTACTAGCGCGATCACCCCCGCTGCAATCAAAGAAACGGTGCATAAGGCGGTCAAGATCGCGTCTTTTACCATTGAAGACGAATTCGCAGGTCTTGCCGATGCCGAACGCATGGCTAGCGAGTTTCATGAGCTGGATCTGTATCACCCGTTCACCACCAGTTTGCCTGAATTGATCGAGCGTGCCCGCGAGTGTGAATATGCCGCGCGTGCCGTTGATTCACGCATCAATAATTCAGAAGGCTCAAGTATCAACAGCACACAAGCGTTTTCCTTATACGCCAACACCCACGGTTTTATGGGGCAGCGTCTGAGCACTTCGCATTCACAAAGTGTCTCAGTGATCGCCGAGCATGAGCAACAAATGGAACGCGATTACTGGTACAGCGTGGCGCGTGATGCCTCAGACCTGACCTCACCCGGCGAGATCGGTCGCATTGCCGGAGAACGCACCATCAAGCGTCTGGGCGCGCAAAAACTGACAACCCGCGTCGCACCGGTATTGTTTGTGCCACAAATGGCGCGCGGTTTGTTCAGTTCGGCTATTTCTGCTTTGAGTGGCAGCAACCAGTACCGACAGTCGAGTTTTTTACTCAAGGCCCAAGGCCAAACGGTGTTTCCGGATTTTGTAAATCTGCGTATCGAACCGCATTTACCCAAGGGCCTGGGCAGTGCCGATTATGACGCCGAAGGGGTTGCTACCTACGCGCGCGACCTGGTTAAGGACGGGGTGATCATGGATTACGTTCTAGGCAGTTATTTTGCCCGTAAACTTGGATTACGATCCACCGCCAATGCCGGCGGCGTGCAGAATGTAAAGGTCAGCACCTCGAATTTCGATCAAACCGCATTGATCCAAAAAATGCATACAGGCCTGGTGGTTACCGAACTCATGGGGCAAGGTGTAAACCCTGTGACCGGCGACTATTCGCGCGGGGCATCCGGCTTCTGGGTGGAAAATGGCGAGATCCAATACCCGGTATCTGAG harbors:
- a CDS encoding 5-(carboxyamino)imidazole ribonucleotide synthase, which encodes MTVNTIGIIGGGQLARMMALAGIPLGYKFIFLDTYASCPAADLGELIVAEYDDQDKLLELAKRCDVLTFDFENVPASALDEIVQHVTFHPAVDALKTAQDRLSEKTLFDALDIPTPDYLNIENESDLTNARDFTFPGILKTRRLGYDGKGQVRVKDFSELIAGWKELNNLACLLEGFVDFDKEVSQVAVRGKDGEIKFYPLAHNIHKNGVLVETNAPYQDDALAELAQRHTRKLLEHFNYVGVLAVEYFVSKGGLIINEMAPRVHNSGHWSIEGALTSQFENHIRAISGLPLGDCSAVGVSKMLNCLGEMLDRAEAMQDLNAHYHDYAKEPRPGRKVGHITYHYLK
- the purE gene encoding 5-(carboxyamino)imidazole ribonucleotide mutase encodes the protein MSTNSQTPLVGIIMGSQSDWSTMQNAARILGLLDIPHEVNIVSAHRTPDLLFDYASNARERGLKVIIAGAGGAAHLPGMTAAKTSLPVLGVPVESKALSGMDSLLSIVQMPKGIPVGTLAIGTAGAINAALLSASIIANDDDTVRKHLDAYRQQQTDDVLAHPKPE
- a CDS encoding DUF547 domain-containing protein; this encodes MSIIGTSPDKTVSMNNIKHDAYDALLKKYVDKNGDVDYSGWKKNDVDTLSDYLESLSAADPEKPASKENTLAFWINAYNALTIYGILEKYPTSSIRNHTSKLFGYNIWKDLQLKVDEDAYSLDEIEHDILRKMDEARIHYAIVCAAKSCPRLLNEAFTGDKLEQQLVKNAKHFFAQDGNFQIDENRGRVKLSSILKWFGEDFGETESELLETIQPYISEESAEMLNSTNTWKVSYLSYNWKLNDQKSK
- the pmbA gene encoding metalloprotease PmbA, whose translation is MQLDEGRLQEQVQSALSLAKKLGATQAAVGLSIEQGVSVGVRLQEVETLEAQQDQGFGLTVYVGKRKGSASTSAITPAAIKETVHKAVKIASFTIEDEFAGLADAERMASEFHELDLYHPFTTSLPELIERARECEYAARAVDSRINNSEGSSINSTQAFSLYANTHGFMGQRLSTSHSQSVSVIAEHEQQMERDYWYSVARDASDLTSPGEIGRIAGERTIKRLGAQKLTTRVAPVLFVPQMARGLFSSAISALSGSNQYRQSSFLLKAQGQTVFPDFVNLRIEPHLPKGLGSADYDAEGVATYARDLVKDGVIMDYVLGSYFARKLGLRSTANAGGVQNVKVSTSNFDQTALIQKMHTGLVVTELMGQGVNPVTGDYSRGASGFWVENGEIQYPVSEITIASNLKDMYRQIVAIGNDVNTESSLLTGSVLLESMTIAGE
- a CDS encoding DUF615 domain-containing protein; amino-acid sequence: MQPQCRLMNPDSTDKTDISDDAPSKSALKRDSTAKQKIGETLATLSASRLEQLDLPATLHRALLDLKRLMAKGSRAHGGMKRQKQYVGKLMRQIDVEPLETKLREWAAETMASKELSHQIEQWRDRLIHEGTAAIDVLYEDLQLDDQTHRQSLRQLIRQANKEKQANKSPKAARVLFKLLRDDIFANAPTSQKEET